The following coding sequences are from one Bacteroidota bacterium window:
- a CDS encoding carbonic anhydrase (macrophage inducible 5; Mig-5) has translation MKAHTAETQASITPMKALEILKEGNQRFVKNLQANRNLLQQANDTREGQWPFAVILSCIDSRTSAELIFDQGLGDVFSIRIAGNVVNTDIIGSIEFACKVAGSKLIVVMGHTSCGAVKGACNHVEMGNLTELLSKIQPAVYQEKLTLDTTKRNASNEEFVENVATLNVKRSVKTIVDRSYILEQMIEKGEIAIIGAKHDLESGIVEFFEDTLISGKSDVRAQMSY, from the coding sequence ATGAAAGCACATACAGCAGAAACGCAGGCGTCTATTACGCCAATGAAAGCATTGGAAATTTTAAAAGAAGGGAATCAGCGATTTGTTAAAAATTTGCAGGCAAATAGAAATCTTCTTCAGCAAGCAAATGATACACGTGAGGGGCAATGGCCTTTTGCTGTTATTTTAAGTTGTATCGATAGCCGTACGTCTGCAGAATTAATTTTTGACCAAGGCTTAGGAGATGTCTTCTCCATTCGTATTGCCGGTAATGTGGTGAATACGGATATCATTGGCAGTATTGAATTTGCCTGTAAAGTAGCCGGTTCAAAATTGATTGTAGTGATGGGTCATACTAGCTGTGGAGCAGTGAAAGGAGCTTGTAATCATGTTGAAATGGGAAATCTTACAGAGTTGTTGTCGAAAATTCAACCGGCAGTTTATCAGGAAAAACTTACGCTGGATACTACTAAAAGAAATGCAAGCAATGAAGAGTTTGTTGAAAACGTTGCTACCTTAAATGTAAAACGCTCGGTAAAAACAATTGTTGATAGAAGTTATATTCTGGAGCAGATGATTGAAAAAGGGGAAATTGCTATTATTGGTGCTAAACACGATTTGGAGTCTGGTATTGTTGAGTTTTTTGAGGATACCTTAATTAGCGGAAAGTCAGATGTGCGCGCACAAATGAGTTATTAA